aaagtgcAGTAGCGTTAACTGTTACAGACATGTTTACAACAAATCTCTAGGACTTTTCACCTTACAGAGAGACTAAACCCATTGAACGGCAACTTCCTTTTCCCCCCTCCCCGGCCTGTTTTGAGAGTTTTTGTGATGTTGTATGCTAAATGAATTGTAATGGTTGTGGGATTCCAACCATTAAGTGATTTGGTTCATTTTGATCTCTTGATTCATTTGCTTATCAGAATCTATCAAACAAATGGATTCCAGTTAAGTTATTGAgtggtattttttaaatcactttttaaaaactcagatatacaatttctagattttttttggacAGAAGGAGCTAATTTTATGTTCTGGTTTCTAGTTAATAAATGATGGGAAGtttttttgcaaaataaatggtggcaggtggcagaatgatatttctcaattttttctctCAAAGTAATGACATGGAAGAACATTTAGAGGAGCCTGTTGCTGAACCAGAGCCTGACCCTGAACCAGAACCAGAACAAGAACCTGTATCTGAAATTCAAGAGGAAAAGCCTGAGCCTGTATTAGAAGAAACTGCTCCTGAGGATGCTCAGAAGAGTTCTTCTCCAGCACCTGCAGATGTAGCTCAGACAGTACAGGAAGACTTGAGGGTATGAaatatgtcttcatttttattctgtttctagttatataaaaaaaaacactattctTCTGTATTACTGTTTGGTTGACTTTTGTTAGATACATTTTCATATTGGTGGTTCATTTCAGGGAAATTTCTTAGATATTGAGCCATTCCTTTGATAAGAGAGAGGTAGGATGTGTGTTAACtttatttcatcaaaataaacTACTCCTTTCCCATAGCTAACTTGAATGCCTGTTAGACCAGAAATTATAAGTGCTACTGTATAACCACGTCGGTGATCCctcatctttttaatattttaatattttataccaTAAATTATTACATGCTTGTTAAAACAAGTGCCGTAAcatcttttttagaaaaataacatgGCAGAATATACTTTTCCTATGAAGTTTTAGTAGAAGTAGAAATGAACTGCTGAAGTATAACTTCTTTTCTAATTGGCATAGCTAATTTCAGAAGTTTTCAGTTTGGCCTCCTGAATCTCATCAGGGTGATAATGTCAAAACTCAAGAAACCTTTATGTTTGATCTTCTGGGaagtaatataatttttagtGCTGTATTTATAGGCTCAGGCTTATATCATTTgtttgagatcctgtctcaacaatTCAAATTTCTGCTGTGTGTTAGGCATTGTTCAAGGtataggtattttatttgtaaaacagaTAGGGTTCTTGCTCTCTGGCAGCTAATATGTGAGTAGGAAAAGCAATGTGGAAATGACATTAGCCTACAAGtagaaaacattagctgggcatggtggtgcctatgtgtggtcccagctacttgaggggctgaggtagTTAGATCGCttagcctgggaagtcaaggctgcagtgagctatgattatgctactgcattttagcctgagtgatagagtaagaccttgtcacaaaaacaaaacaataaaaagtaagtGGAAAAGTAGGTTGGCTGGACTAGATGACCACTTAGGTGGCTGTTAAAAATTTGAGTTGTGGcagtggaaaaggaaaagagataatTAGGTAGAATAACAGGTTCTGAAGATTTTTAATTGTGTTAGGTGTTTGTGATGGTTCTGCAGTTGATATAATTGAGTCAGTGTTTGTACCATGGATTGGATTGAATCATAGTAGGAAGACCTGAGCAGATTTTGGAGGAGAGCGAATTTATTTGATTGACAAATTTGAAGGAAAATAGTTTTCCactggccaggtgttgtggctcacacatgtaatcccagcactttgggaggctgaggcaagaggattgcttcagttcagaagttcaagaccagcctggttaatatagtccgacttcatctctactaaaaggaagaaatagctggacgtgttggtgcctgcctgtagtttcagctgcttgggaaacaggtgggaggatcattttagcccaggagatggaggctatgGTGAACTGTGtacatgtcactgcattccagcctgggcagcagagcaagatcctgtctcaaaaaaaaaaagtaaatagtttCTTGACCCTAAGCCTCTCAGATTTGCCTGGTACTTGATCATCAGTCCCAAGGAATTTCACTACTAAATTTTGAATAGTTGAAAGAGAGGAATCTTAAGATGTATATAAACTCCATCCTGCTTATGAGAATGTGATACGATTTGTTATGTACAGGAAGTCAAGAGTTAGTagcttttatattgttttgttacATGGTATAATTATGTAATGCTGGTAATTGTTCCCTTAGACATTTTCTTGGGCTTCTGTGACCAGTAAGAACCTTCCACCCAGTGGAGCTGTTCCAGTTACTGGGATACCACCTCATGTTGTTAAAGTACCAGCCTCACAGGTAAGATTCCAATAAAACTTGTACATTAGGCAAATTTACTTACATTTTCATAATGTGATTCAACAGAGGCTTAGAGAATGTGgaaactggccaggtgcaatgtggcttgtgcctgtaatcccagtactttaggaagctgaggtgggctgatcacttgagcctaggagtttgaacccagtctgggcaacatagtgagattctgtctctaaaaaaaatcagctgggccatgtggcatgcatctgtagtcctaggtacttgggaagctgaggtaggaggattgcttgagcccaagagattgcttgagccactgcactgcctcctgggcaacagagtgagactttggctcacacacacacaaaaacattaaTGTATAGGGCAGCAGAGAAGGGTGTAAGATggtttttaatgatttttcttgtGAGAGAATTGTCCATTTTCTAGTTTAAACCTTGTTAACTAAGACAATTAAGAAAACTAATAAGCCTGTTTTAACATAACagttaacttaaaaatttttcagCCCCGTCCAGAGTCTAAGCCTGAATCTCAGATTCCACCACAGAGACCTCAAAGGGATCAAAGAGTGCGAGAACAACGAATAAATATTCCTCCCCAAAGGGGACCCAGACCAAGTAAGAGCTCAGAAGGACGATTTCTCTAGTTTGGGGTATTTTGAGGTGAGAGCTTATTTTGGGAGGGCAGTTGGTATTtacatgctttaaaataaaaatttttagggTTGATGGAATTACTTGTTTTTAGGGTAGATGGAAAACTATGGAATGTGAGCAGTCACTGAAAGGTGTCTTCTTTCTCTTGGCTTTCGttgatgtttttgtttccttttaagtCCGTGATGCTGGTGAGCAAGGTGACATTGAACCCCGAAGAATGGTGAGACACCCTGATAGTCACCAACTCTTCATTGGCAACCTGCCTCATGAAGTGGACAAATCAGAGcttaaagatttctttcaaagTAGGTTATTTAGGTTTGAACATTATATTCATCTAGTGTCACTCTAGCACTGTACAGTGGAAATAGATAAGCCTTATATGTAATTATAACTTTTTTAGTAGTcatggttaaaaaaacaaaatgataaaaagaaactggataattttaatacatttaactcTAAAGCATTGTAATTTCAACATGTAGGAATATTGTGAGAGATATTTTACACTTTTTattaagtctttgaaatccaaaTGTACTTCCCATAGTTTTATACATATGAGAGGCACATCTTATTTCAGACtagctatatttatatttcaagtgctcagtagtcaTGCACCTAGTGGCGACTGTGTACATGTAAAGTTTAAAAGGGAATGGTGTGAGTAGTTACCTGAGAATCTGTTTCACTTGCAGATTATGGGAACGTGGTGGAGTTGCGCATTAACAGTGGTGGGAAATTACccaattttggttttgttgtgttTGATGATTCTGAGCCTGTTCAGAAGGTCCTTAGCAACAGGGTAAGCAGCTattcatcttgattttttttgtttttgttttgaagggttttggttctttagaatatatttatctttatagcTGGATCTTTATGTAAAGTGCAGTTTATTCCAACATGTTCAggtaatttatttcattattttcagccattattaaaAGACCTGCCTGGGGCTTTTAGCAAAACAAAACTTCTGTCTAAATAATTTAGTTTTTGATAATGTGTGTTATGAGAATGAGAAAACGAATAGTTATCAGTGCACTGAGATTTATGTAACTATCTTTCCTTGGTGTTACAGGAGATGTACAAGAGATGAAATACCAAGCTACTTTTAACCAAGATAAGAGCCAGTTTGCCCAAGGCAGTTTTGGTATACTGCTGTTTTTAGAGAATAACTATTAAGAGCTTATCCTTTAAGTCAATAAATTGGGTTTGGAAGATAAATTATGTAGTCACCCTACTTGGAACCACCCTTATTAACAGTACTCTTACTGCGTACATCCTAATAATAGAGGAATTTGTGGAATGGGAATCTTACGGTGGGATCCCCAAAGAAAGCTTCCCTTCCCCTGCAAAGAACAACTTTTTGTAGTAGTAGAAAAGAACAAGGGTATAAATAATACTAATTCATTAAGCTGTACTTtttttattgaggtgaaatttaCATAACAAAATTGACCATTTGAAAATGTACAACTTAATTGCATTTAGAACACATTGCTTTGCAACCATTACCTCTAATTCCAAAAGATTTTTACTAAAAGCCATAAGCTCTCTACTCGCTATGCAGTCATTCCTTGTACAtgtctccccagtccctggcagccactaatctgctttcttcCCTGTGGATTAAAACTATGTACTTTAAGCCATATAATAGAAACATTGCAGATCAGTGATATTCTCCAGAATGTTAATGGGcatactgctatttttttttttttttttttttgagacagtctcgctttgtctcccatgctagagtgcagtggcatgatctcggcacactgcaacctccaccttccaggttcgagcagttctccagcctcagcctcctgaataggggATTAtgggcgtccaccaccacacctggctaatttgttgtgtttttagtagagatggagttttgccatgttggtcaagctggtctcgaactccagacctcaggtgatctgcctgccttggcctcctagagtgctggtattacagggatGAGCAGCCACGCCTGGCCATATTGCAAAGTTTAATGTTCGGTTCATAACATTATGTCAACCTTAACATGCAAATGTATGTTATCTTTCGAATTATTTGACCACATATTTTTGTGAAGCATCTCCTGCAAAATACTGTTTGAGAAATGAGAGAACAGTGGTTTATCTCACCAAAGCCAGTGAAGAACCCAGAAATGTCTAGTAGGCTTTGTAGATAAATCCGTCATTCAGCATGTATTAGATCTTGTAGCCACCCTTCATTTCATGGTATTTATAGAAGTGTACTATGctcttttcagtaattttttgtGTGAGCAAAAATAGCTTATGTCAAACTGATTGCTCTGGTATATGACATGCTGTAGTGTAGCTTTGTAGTTGAAAGCGTATTTTTCCCAATCTGGAGGCCTTGGTTTACGTTCTTCTTCCATCACTTATTATTGTGGCCCATGGGAAAAGTTCTTTAACCTCCCTAGCCCTTAGTTTGCTAGTTCTTAAAGTAGGTATCAAGCATCAGAGGGTTGTTGTAAAGGTTAACCGAGCTAATTAATCTGAATAGAACACTTCAGTGACATATAGTAAATACTGTTAGATACTCATTTtaagaaagtagaaaattatATTGCTGGTAAAGAGCATGAATTGAATTTATTGAAATGTTTGGTAGCCTGTTAACTGCATTGGCTCTGTTAGGAGGAAAAGAAGACCAAGACTATTCGAAATTCTTAGAAGGTGAACAGCAAGTTAAAGTTTGTCAAATCAATGAAGgttttatttgaaatgtatatGTACTTTGCATAAATATGTGCAGTGCCATCTTTTCACATTGGTGATGATGCAGTTTTATTCTAGGCCTCCACCATCTGTGGAGAAGGTGGCAATTCTTTATTCAATTTACGTAATTCTATGAGAAaacaagtacttgggaggctggggcagggagaagtgtttgaacccgggaggtggaagttgtagtgagcggagatcttgctcacttcagcctgggtgataggcaaaacttcatctcattaaaaaaaacaaacaaagcggAACTGTGAGAACTCAGTTGATGTATAATctgctggttctttttttttttttttaaggagacggagtctcgctctgttgcccaggctggagtgcagtggtgcgatctcagctcgctgcaacctccacctcctgggttcaagcaattctcctgccttagcctcctgggtagctgggaatacagacatgtgccaccatgcctggctaatttttgtatttttttagtagagacagggtttcatcatgttggtcaggctagtctcaaactcctgacctcgtgatcctcccaccttggccttcccaaatgctgagatttacaggcgtgagccaccgcccctgaccgctgctgttttgttttgttttttttatagcttttttaATCCTCTGTTGTCATAGCCAGCTTATCAGTACTCTAAGTCTGGTCACCTTGATTCTTACAGCCCATCATGTTCAGAGGTGAGGTTCGTCTGAACGTGGAAGAGAAGAAGACTCGAGCTGCCAGGGAGGGGGACCGACGAGATAATCGCCTTCGGGGACCTGGAGGCCCTCGAGGTGGGCTGGGTGGTGGAATGAGAGGCCCTCCCCGTGGAGGCATGGTGCAGAAACCAGGATTTGGAGTGGGAAGGGGGCTTGCTCCACGGCAGTGAATCTTCATGTATCTTCACGGAGCCATACGAACCCTAGTTCCTACAGAATGGTGAATTTCTTCGACCAGCCTTTGGTATCTTGGAGTATGACCCCAGTCTGTTATAAACTGCATAAGTttgtataattttactttttttgtgtgttaatgGTGTGTgatccctctctccttctcttccctttcctgccCTTTAGTCTTTCACTTCCAATTTTGTGGAATGATATTTTAGGagtaacagatttttaaagaagaaaaaaagaaaaggactgaATTTCCTTGCTTACTTTGCATATGCagactggactttttttttttttttaacagccatTTCCCCAAAGGAATGTGTCTTGCATATTACTGACATTTGGTATGTTTCATTCATtggaatatttcttattttctacaaGTTTCAAAAGCCTGTGAGACAAACAGGATTTGATAACATTTTGAAGGCAGGAAAAACCCAAATTGTTTCTTCTTTGAGAGTCATGGCTTCTTTCTGGTGTGGAGAAATTGCCATTGGAAAATTTGACAGTTTTGATTCTCACTGGTATGTTTAAAAGgaatagaattttcttttgatAGAGGATCACAAAACAATTCTAAAACCTACTGTTTTTACCACTGAAatttaaattgtgatatataGGTTTTAAATGTCTAGAATGCAGCTGATAGGCTTTTCATGAACTtagtttttttgaaatagagttttttttcatgtttaatttgtatttgtaaaaaaaacaaaaaacaaaaaaattccccaAATCCAGATAACAACCAGAGCAAAACTGTTGTGCCTTCTATTTATCTTTGATTTCAGTCTTGGcagttgtttaaagaaaaataattaaaaaaaaaatctagatttgtTTATTATTAGGTTCAGAGTATGTGGGGAATTGTAGAATCCCTCTTTCATCAACTTACATGTCTTCTGTTAACCTATTTGTTAtgccttattctaaaattgagtCTCAAACTGGAATGCCTTTGAAGACAGATGCTTCTATAGAGGTTCTTTGGCCTAAGTAGTTCAGCATTTGtattaagttttattttggtATCTAATCAGATTCCTAATCATAGCCCATAAGAAGGAATGTGACTTTAATATTGGACTTTGCTGATGTGCTCGtgtaaattttctattttgttatggTTCTCTTATTGATGGGCATGCAGTGGGTGTTTCTTGGAAATggccaatttttattaaaatatttctggaagAAAATTTAATCTGGCAATATAGACTAATACTCGTTTCACATATGTGTTGTTTGTTGAGTGCTGTGTGTGAGATGGGTGAAGATTTTGTTTACAAGTGTGAAGCAAGCCTTTGTGTGATTACTTGTCATTACTAATTGAAGGGCAACCAGGTTGTCAAagtcacttatttattttcttaacagtatTCATCTTGAGGACTGTCATTTGAGGATAGTAtaggaatatttgcattattgaGAAACTCTAGGTTTGCTCTGAAGGGGTCAGTTAAGACTGAGAAACTCTAGGTTTGCTGTGAAGGGGTCAGTTAAGACTACAGTGAAGTTGGTGTTACTAGTTTGGTTCCACttcctcaaatatttgaaaattggcAGCATCTCCTTTACATAAACATAACTGAATCACATGGCTTTTCTGGAGGGTTAGTTTAAGTAACTTTGGTAACCACTTTGACCCAGATCAGTGATAATAGGAAGAAATACAACTTGTACTTTTGTAGCTTATATTAAGCATGTGGtgggtggaaaaaaaaattagttatggTAGCTTTAAGGTCATAAATTATGGATAACCTAGAAATTATTCTTCACAAGTGAATACTacattatacatttcaaaacagGGCATTAACTAGATGCAGCGATCCTCAGCTTGGTGTTAGCACATTCTAGAGAACATTTGGAAATGTGTGAGATTTGGAAGGGTTGTTGGAGAGACATGCATCTGGCATTTATTGGGGGTAGGGTCTAAGGATACCGAATGTTGTGTAAAAATGGAGCAACCCCATTAAGAACATGGATAGTCGCTCTTCCTATGGGTGGGTGGAGCTGTGGGATTAGGAAAACAAATGAAGACTCATCCTTTTGAAATTCAGTCTCAGTTAAATAACAAACTAATTAGGAAATAGAAATCTGTTTCAAGAATTATAGTAACATCTACTCTAAGTAATTAGTAATTTCACTTTCCATTATTTGTACcaagtgtatgtgtgttgtgtatgtgtgtgtataaatgtggAGAGGTGCAGCAATACATGCTGATGCTGCTTGTAACTTGCGACAGGGAATCACTGCacagtctcagaaaataaaaggctTCCCCAGTGATTTCAGTCATCAGAGTTGGGATGATTGTGAGGTTTTGAATGATAGTATTGGACCCAAGAAATAGGATTAGCATTATGGTCAGCACTATGGGGAATCCTTGTACAATTAAGTACATGATTGCATGTAGAGTAAACATGAGAGCTTAGAGATGTATACGTTTCCACTGCTGGAAAGTGAATATAAGTTAGGGCAACATTTCCTATAGGTGGCAGCTGTAGGAGCTCATCACAttcaatattttcagattttaaaatgaaatttttcatcTGTAGGAATGGCCCAATGTATAGATACATTGAGCTTAAGAGTTACTGAGCTTAGAACGCTTGACCcatgagtatttttatttttacagaggcaaggtcttgctattttgtcaggccggtctcaagctcctggcctcatcaGCCCTCCTGCCTTCCagatagctggaactataggtgtacAGCATTGTACCTGGTTTCATGAGTATTTTAGCTAGGTAAAATTTGTTTGGTTCAGTGAGTCTTAGATTTAAGACCTGTTGATTTATAATGAGAGATCTTGGgccttaaagtatatttttgttttagtggtGAGGTTGGGCTTTACTTTGTATATTCCACTGTtcttaattttgtcaaatattgcTAGGGACCAGTGAGATGGATaatccaaaaataataatttgacttTGGTTGAGTATGTCACTACCACAGTGTTAGTTGATTTGCACTTTAGTTTTAGGTTAGAAAAGTTAATTTTCACATTTGTGCTGTGGATTAGTTAATGTTATCCTTAGCATAATAGATGAGGAACAAACTGAGAGCAGTGAAATGACAGACTTTCCAGTCCTCCATGTAGCAAGGAGCATATTTGACTCCCAAACAAATACTTTTTCTCTAGAACCATAATGACCCCCCAGTTACGTTTCAGTAACATAGACCGTAATGAACTTCCTACTGTAGGGAGACTTGAGTTAGGAATACATTCGGAATAGGGTTAACATTATAGTTCTTAATTTTCTTTAGGGGAGACAAGATAATTAAACTTGGATTTTGCCAGTCTTTTTTTGATTTGCAGATTCTGTATGGTAACACAGTAATGGTGGTTTGTTCTTAAGTTTTTTTCTCATCTGGTTTGATAATTTAGTGCAAACTTGAAATCTGGATGTGgataacaatatttttattatagcataATCCAGGTGAGTTTACAGAATTTGTATTTTGTGCTAATCAACTGTGACCTGATAATTTTCTTCATCCCTCTATTGTAAAACCCTTGTTAGAAGTTAATGATTTAATGGAAAATGTTGCACTTTATAGAAATCCATTGTAGAACTTACAGGTAACATTTCTATGGAGCATAGATTTGTAGACCCCTGTATGCTGAATGACATTTCTTTTAAATGGTTGCATTTGCCAATCTACTTCTGAAGATGTCTTTTatattacagttttctttttgtgctaCTTTAGAGAATCTCTGCAGTATTGCATACAGATGAGATAATCATTGACCTTTTTAGTTCAGCAGTTTATAACTTTGCAGAAGAAATAACACCAACGTTTATTTGAATATCAGGTTTTAGCTAACTTCctaatgtacaaaaaaaaaaaaacaacttagcaATGTCTTATGTGGAATGAGGGGTTGAATT
This Callithrix jacchus isolate 240 chromosome 2, calJac240_pri, whole genome shotgun sequence DNA region includes the following protein-coding sequences:
- the G3BP1 gene encoding ras GTPase-activating protein-binding protein 1 produces the protein MVMEKPSPLLVGREFVRQYYTLLNQAPDMLHRFYGKNSSYVHGGLDSNGKPADAVYGQKEIHRKVMSQNFTNCHTKIRHVDAHATLNDGVVVQVMGLLSNNNQALRRFMQTFVLAPEGSVANKFYVHNDIFRYQDEVFGGFVTEPQEESEEEVEEPEERQQTPEVVPDDSGTFYDQAVVSNDMEEHLEEPVAEPEPDPEPEPEQEPVSEIQEEKPEPVLEETAPEDAQKSSSPAPADVAQTVQEDLRTFSWASVTSKNLPPSGAVPVTGIPPHVVKVPASQPRPESKPESQIPPQRPQRDQRVREQRINIPPQRGPRPIRDAGEQGDIEPRRMVRHPDSHQLFIGNLPHEVDKSELKDFFQNYGNVVELRINSGGKLPNFGFVVFDDSEPVQKVLSNRPIMFRGEVRLNVEEKKTRAAREGDRRDNRLRGPGGPRGGLGGGMRGPPRGGMVQKPGFGVGRGLAPRQ